One region of Bubalus kerabau isolate K-KA32 ecotype Philippines breed swamp buffalo chromosome 6, PCC_UOA_SB_1v2, whole genome shotgun sequence genomic DNA includes:
- the MAP7D1 gene encoding MAP7 domain-containing protein 1 isoform X8: MESGSRSEPGTGAAPAMAARTPPEPRPSPEGDPSPPPPPPPMSTLVPDTPPDTPPAMKNTTSPRQLPLEPESPPELVGPRPAPQQEESPSSEVKTRGPTPPATGPRDARPPRRSSQPSPPAAPASDSPPTKQDLKKAGERHKLAKERREERAKYLAAKKAVWLEKEEKAKALREKQLQERRRRLEEQRLKAEQRRAALEERQRQKLEKNKERYEAAIQRSVKKTWAEIRQQRWSWAGALHHGSPGRKTNRSLQLSPWESSIVDRLMTPTLSFLARSRSAVTLPRNGRDQGRGRGPGRAPSRGGAGASHASGPRPDRSHPSAAVPLCPRSASASPLTPCSVPRSGHRCAPAGERGDRRKASAGGSPAPARLRPEASPVQKKEKKDKERENEKEKNALARERSLKKRQSLPASLRPRLSASNAEHSPKSKARPSSPSTTWHRPASPCLSPGPGHALPPKPPSPRGTTASPKGRVRRKDEAKESPSVAGPEDKTQSKGKASDEREPAAPASPAPSPVPSPTPAQPPKEQPTEIPAGGQGEKRPKETAVLTSPPAPAPPVTPSKPMAGTTDREEATRLLAEKRRQAREQREREEQERRLQAERDKRMREEQLAREAEARAEREAEARRREEQEAREKAQAEQEEQERLQKQKEEAEARSREEAERQRLEREKHFQREEQERQERRKRLEEIMKRTRKSEAAETKQKQDRKEATANNSSPGIDPAKAVEARPAGLQKEELAPQEPQWSLPNKESSGSLVNGLQPLPAHQENGFSPKGPSGDKSLGRTPEALLPFAEAEAFLKKAVVQPPQVTEVL; this comes from the exons CTATGGCAGCCAGGACCCCTCCAGAGCCAAGACCCTCCCCAGAAGGTGACCCCTCCCCACCGCCGCCACCACCACCGATGTCAACCCTGGTGCCCGACACTCCCCCAGACACGCCTCCCGCCATGAAGAACACCACTAGCCCCAGGCAGCTTCCACTGGAACCAGAGAGCCCCCCGGAGCTGGtagggcccaggccagccccccAGCAAGAAGAGTCCCCTTCCTCTGAAGTGAAGACCAGGGGACCCACCCCACCAGCCACAGGCCCACGGGATGCCAGGCCTCCTCGAAGGAGCAGCCAGCCATCCCCGCCAGCAGCACCCGCCTCTGACAGCCCTCCCACCAAGCAAG ACTTAAAGAAGGCAGGAGAGAGACACAAGCTGGCAAAGGAGCGGCGGGAAGAGCGGGCCAAGTACCTGG cgGCCAAGAAGGCGGTGTggctggagaaggaggagaaggccaAGGCACTGCGGGAGAAGCAGCTCCAGGAGCGCCGGCGGCGGCTGGAGGAGCAGCGGCTCAAAGCCGAGCAGCGCCGGGCAGCCCTGGAGGAGCGGCAGCGGCAGAAGCTGGAGAAGAACAAG GAGCGCTATGAGGCAGCCATCCAGCGGTCAGTGAAGAAGACGTGGGCTGAAATCCGGCAGCAGCGCTGGTCCTGGGCAGGGGCCCTGCACCACGGCTCCCCAGGACGTAAGACCA ATCGCAGCCTGCAGCTAAGTCCGTGGGAGAGCAGCATCGTGGACCGTCTGATGAcgcctaccctctccttcctggcACGGAGTCGCAGTGCAGTCACACTGCCCCGAAACGGCCGGGACCAGGGTAGGGGCCGCGGCCCAGGGAGAGCCCCCTcgaggggcggggcaggggccaGCCACGCCAGTGGACCGCGCCCCGACCGCAGTCATCCCTCCGCAGCCGTGCCCCTGTGCCCGCGCTCAGCCTCCGCCAGCCCGCTGACGCCGTGCAGTGTCCCCCGAAGCGGGCACCGCTGCGCCCCCGCCGGGGAGCGCGGGGATCGCCGCAAGGCCAGCGCCGGGGGcagccccgccccggcccgcctCCGGCCCGAGGCCTCGCCG GtgcagaaaaaggagaagaaggacaAGGAGCGGGAAAACGAGAAGGAGAAGAATGCCCTGGCTCGGGAGCGCAGCCTCAAGAAGCGCCAGTCGCTGCCTGCTTCTCTGCGCCCGCGCCTCTCCGCTAGCAACGCGGAGCACAG tCCCAAATCCAAGGCCCGGCCATCCTCTCCCTCCACAACCTGGCATAGGCCTGCCTCCCCCTGCCTCAGCCCAGGGCCAGGTCATGCTCTGCCCCCAAAACCACCATCCCCCCGAGGCACCACTGCATCACCCAAGGGGCGAGTCCGGAGGAAGGACGAGGCAAAGGAGAGCCCCAGTGTGGCGGGGCCCGAGGACAAGACCCAGAGCAAGGGCAAGGCCAGTGATGAGAGGGAGCCTGCAGCCCCAGCCTCACCGGCCCCCTCGCCTGTGCCGtcacccaccccagcccagcccccgaAAGAGCAGCCCACAGAGATCCCTGCAGGTGGGCAGGGAGAGAAGAGGCCAAAAG AGACAGCTGTCCTGacctcacccccagcccctgctccCCCGGTGACCCCTAGCAAACCCATGGCTGGCACCACGGACCGAGAAGAGGCCACTCGGCTCCTGGCTGAGAAGCGGCGCCAGGCCCGGGAGCAGCGGGAGCGCGAGGAACAGGAGCGGAGGCTGCAGGCCGAAAGGGACAA GCGAATGCGAGAGGAGCAGCTGGCTCGGGAGGCCGAGGCCCGGGCGGAGCGGGAGGCCGAGGCCCGGAGACGCGAGGAGCAGGAGGCTCGGGAGAAGGCGCAGGCCGAGCAGGAGGAGCAGGAGCGGCTGCAGAAGCAG AAAGAGGAGGCCGAAGCTCGGTCCCGAGAAGAAGCCGAGCGGCAGCGTCTGGAGCGGGAAAAGCACTTCCAGCGGGAGGAGCAGGAGCGGCAAGAGCGTAGAAAG CGCCTGGAGGAGATTATGAAGAGGACTCGGAAGTCAGAAGCTGCTGAAACCAAG CAGAAGCAGGACAGAAAGGAGGCGACGGCCAACAATTCCAGCCCAG GGATAGACCCTGCGAAAGCTGTGGAGGCTCGGCCCGCCGGGCTGCAGAAGGAGGAGCTGGCCCCCCAGGAGCCTCAGTGGAG CCTGCCAAACAAGGAGTCGTCGGGGTCCCTGGTGAATGGGCTGCAGCCTCTGCCAGCGCACCAGGAGAACGGCTTCTCCCCTAAGGGACCCTCTGGGGACAAGAGTCTGGGCCGGACGCCAGAGGCTCTCCTGCCCTTCGCAGAGGCAGAAGCCTTCctcaagaaagctgtggtgcagcCCCCGCAGGTCACAG AAGTCCTTTAA
- the MAP7D1 gene encoding MAP7 domain-containing protein 1 isoform X3 — translation MESGSRSEPGTGAAPAMAARTPPEPRPSPEGDPSPPPPPPPMSTLVPDTPPDTPPAMKNTTSPRQLPLEPESPPELVGPRPAPQQEESPSSEVKTRGPTPPATGPRDARPPRRSSQPSPPAAPASDSPPTKQDLKKAGERHKLAKERREERAKYLAAKKAVWLEKEEKAKALREKQLQERRRRLEEQRLKAEQRRAALEERQRQKLEKNKERYEAAIQRSVKKTWAEIRQQRWSWAGALHHGSPGRKTSGSRCSVSAVNLPKHVDSIINKRLSKSSATLWNSPSRNRSLQLSPWESSIVDRLMTPTLSFLARSRSAVTLPRNGRDQGRGRGPGRAPSRGGAGASHASGPRPDRSHPSAAVPLCPRSASASPLTPCSVPRSGHRCAPAGERGDRRKASAGGSPAPARLRPEASPVQKKEKKDKERENEKEKNALARERSLKKRQSLPASLRPRLSASNAEHSPKSKARPSSPSTTWHRPASPCLSPGPGHALPPKPPSPRGTTASPKGRVRRKDEAKESPSVAGPEDKTQSKGKASDEREPAAPASPAPSPVPSPTPAQPPKEQPTEIPAETAVLTSPPAPAPPVTPSKPMAGTTDREEATRLLAEKRRQAREQREREEQERRLQAERDKRMREEQLAREAEARAEREAEARRREEQEAREKAQAEQEEQERLQKQKEEAEARSREEAERQRLEREKHFQREEQERQERRKRLEEIMKRTRKSEAAETKQKQDRKEATANNSSPGIDPAKAVEARPAGLQKEELAPQEPQWSLPNKESSGSLVNGLQPLPAHQENGFSPKGPSGDKSLGRTPEALLPFAEAEAFLKKAVVQPPQVTEVL, via the exons CTATGGCAGCCAGGACCCCTCCAGAGCCAAGACCCTCCCCAGAAGGTGACCCCTCCCCACCGCCGCCACCACCACCGATGTCAACCCTGGTGCCCGACACTCCCCCAGACACGCCTCCCGCCATGAAGAACACCACTAGCCCCAGGCAGCTTCCACTGGAACCAGAGAGCCCCCCGGAGCTGGtagggcccaggccagccccccAGCAAGAAGAGTCCCCTTCCTCTGAAGTGAAGACCAGGGGACCCACCCCACCAGCCACAGGCCCACGGGATGCCAGGCCTCCTCGAAGGAGCAGCCAGCCATCCCCGCCAGCAGCACCCGCCTCTGACAGCCCTCCCACCAAGCAAG ACTTAAAGAAGGCAGGAGAGAGACACAAGCTGGCAAAGGAGCGGCGGGAAGAGCGGGCCAAGTACCTGG cgGCCAAGAAGGCGGTGTggctggagaaggaggagaaggccaAGGCACTGCGGGAGAAGCAGCTCCAGGAGCGCCGGCGGCGGCTGGAGGAGCAGCGGCTCAAAGCCGAGCAGCGCCGGGCAGCCCTGGAGGAGCGGCAGCGGCAGAAGCTGGAGAAGAACAAG GAGCGCTATGAGGCAGCCATCCAGCGGTCAGTGAAGAAGACGTGGGCTGAAATCCGGCAGCAGCGCTGGTCCTGGGCAGGGGCCCTGCACCACGGCTCCCCAGGACGTAAGACCA GTGGGAGCAGGTGCTCCGTGTCGGCAGTAAACCTGCCCAAACACGTGGACTCTATAATCAACAAGCGGCTCTCAAAGTCCTCTGCCACGCTCTGGAACTCCCCCAGTAGAA ATCGCAGCCTGCAGCTAAGTCCGTGGGAGAGCAGCATCGTGGACCGTCTGATGAcgcctaccctctccttcctggcACGGAGTCGCAGTGCAGTCACACTGCCCCGAAACGGCCGGGACCAGGGTAGGGGCCGCGGCCCAGGGAGAGCCCCCTcgaggggcggggcaggggccaGCCACGCCAGTGGACCGCGCCCCGACCGCAGTCATCCCTCCGCAGCCGTGCCCCTGTGCCCGCGCTCAGCCTCCGCCAGCCCGCTGACGCCGTGCAGTGTCCCCCGAAGCGGGCACCGCTGCGCCCCCGCCGGGGAGCGCGGGGATCGCCGCAAGGCCAGCGCCGGGGGcagccccgccccggcccgcctCCGGCCCGAGGCCTCGCCG GtgcagaaaaaggagaagaaggacaAGGAGCGGGAAAACGAGAAGGAGAAGAATGCCCTGGCTCGGGAGCGCAGCCTCAAGAAGCGCCAGTCGCTGCCTGCTTCTCTGCGCCCGCGCCTCTCCGCTAGCAACGCGGAGCACAG tCCCAAATCCAAGGCCCGGCCATCCTCTCCCTCCACAACCTGGCATAGGCCTGCCTCCCCCTGCCTCAGCCCAGGGCCAGGTCATGCTCTGCCCCCAAAACCACCATCCCCCCGAGGCACCACTGCATCACCCAAGGGGCGAGTCCGGAGGAAGGACGAGGCAAAGGAGAGCCCCAGTGTGGCGGGGCCCGAGGACAAGACCCAGAGCAAGGGCAAGGCCAGTGATGAGAGGGAGCCTGCAGCCCCAGCCTCACCGGCCCCCTCGCCTGTGCCGtcacccaccccagcccagcccccgaAAGAGCAGCCCACAGAGATCCCTGCAG AGACAGCTGTCCTGacctcacccccagcccctgctccCCCGGTGACCCCTAGCAAACCCATGGCTGGCACCACGGACCGAGAAGAGGCCACTCGGCTCCTGGCTGAGAAGCGGCGCCAGGCCCGGGAGCAGCGGGAGCGCGAGGAACAGGAGCGGAGGCTGCAGGCCGAAAGGGACAA GCGAATGCGAGAGGAGCAGCTGGCTCGGGAGGCCGAGGCCCGGGCGGAGCGGGAGGCCGAGGCCCGGAGACGCGAGGAGCAGGAGGCTCGGGAGAAGGCGCAGGCCGAGCAGGAGGAGCAGGAGCGGCTGCAGAAGCAG AAAGAGGAGGCCGAAGCTCGGTCCCGAGAAGAAGCCGAGCGGCAGCGTCTGGAGCGGGAAAAGCACTTCCAGCGGGAGGAGCAGGAGCGGCAAGAGCGTAGAAAG CGCCTGGAGGAGATTATGAAGAGGACTCGGAAGTCAGAAGCTGCTGAAACCAAG CAGAAGCAGGACAGAAAGGAGGCGACGGCCAACAATTCCAGCCCAG GGATAGACCCTGCGAAAGCTGTGGAGGCTCGGCCCGCCGGGCTGCAGAAGGAGGAGCTGGCCCCCCAGGAGCCTCAGTGGAG CCTGCCAAACAAGGAGTCGTCGGGGTCCCTGGTGAATGGGCTGCAGCCTCTGCCAGCGCACCAGGAGAACGGCTTCTCCCCTAAGGGACCCTCTGGGGACAAGAGTCTGGGCCGGACGCCAGAGGCTCTCCTGCCCTTCGCAGAGGCAGAAGCCTTCctcaagaaagctgtggtgcagcCCCCGCAGGTCACAG AAGTCCTTTAA
- the MAP7D1 gene encoding MAP7 domain-containing protein 1 isoform X11, whose protein sequence is MESGSRSEPGTGAAPAMAARTPPEPRPSPEGDPSPPPPPPPMSTLVPDTPPDTPPAMKNTTSPRQLPLEPESPPELVGPRPAPQQEESPSSEVKTRGPTPPATGPRDARPPRRSSQPSPPAAPASDSPPTKQDLKKAGERHKLAKERREERAKYLAAKKAVWLEKEEKAKALREKQLQERRRRLEEQRLKAEQRRAALEERQRQKLEKNKERYEAAIQRSVKKTWAEIRQQRWSWAGALHHGSPGRKTNRSLQLSPWESSIVDRLMTPTLSFLARSRSAVTLPRNGRDQAVPLCPRSASASPLTPCSVPRSGHRCAPAGERGDRRKASAGGSPAPARLRPEASPVQKKEKKDKERENEKEKNALARERSLKKRQSLPASLRPRLSASNAEHSPKSKARPSSPSTTWHRPASPCLSPGPGHALPPKPPSPRGTTASPKGRVRRKDEAKESPSVAGPEDKTQSKGKASDEREPAAPASPAPSPVPSPTPAQPPKEQPTEIPAGGQGEKRPKETAVLTSPPAPAPPVTPSKPMAGTTDREEATRLLAEKRRQAREQREREEQERRLQAERDKRMREEQLAREAEARAEREAEARRREEQEAREKAQAEQEEQERLQKQKEEAEARSREEAERQRLEREKHFQREEQERQERRKRLEEIMKRTRKSEAAETKQKQDRKEATANNSSPGIDPAKAVEARPAGLQKEELAPQEPQWSLPNKESSGSLVNGLQPLPAHQENGFSPKGPSGDKSLGRTPEALLPFAEAEAFLKKAVVQPPQVTEVL, encoded by the exons CTATGGCAGCCAGGACCCCTCCAGAGCCAAGACCCTCCCCAGAAGGTGACCCCTCCCCACCGCCGCCACCACCACCGATGTCAACCCTGGTGCCCGACACTCCCCCAGACACGCCTCCCGCCATGAAGAACACCACTAGCCCCAGGCAGCTTCCACTGGAACCAGAGAGCCCCCCGGAGCTGGtagggcccaggccagccccccAGCAAGAAGAGTCCCCTTCCTCTGAAGTGAAGACCAGGGGACCCACCCCACCAGCCACAGGCCCACGGGATGCCAGGCCTCCTCGAAGGAGCAGCCAGCCATCCCCGCCAGCAGCACCCGCCTCTGACAGCCCTCCCACCAAGCAAG ACTTAAAGAAGGCAGGAGAGAGACACAAGCTGGCAAAGGAGCGGCGGGAAGAGCGGGCCAAGTACCTGG cgGCCAAGAAGGCGGTGTggctggagaaggaggagaaggccaAGGCACTGCGGGAGAAGCAGCTCCAGGAGCGCCGGCGGCGGCTGGAGGAGCAGCGGCTCAAAGCCGAGCAGCGCCGGGCAGCCCTGGAGGAGCGGCAGCGGCAGAAGCTGGAGAAGAACAAG GAGCGCTATGAGGCAGCCATCCAGCGGTCAGTGAAGAAGACGTGGGCTGAAATCCGGCAGCAGCGCTGGTCCTGGGCAGGGGCCCTGCACCACGGCTCCCCAGGACGTAAGACCA ATCGCAGCCTGCAGCTAAGTCCGTGGGAGAGCAGCATCGTGGACCGTCTGATGAcgcctaccctctccttcctggcACGGAGTCGCAGTGCAGTCACACTGCCCCGAAACGGCCGGGACCAGG CCGTGCCCCTGTGCCCGCGCTCAGCCTCCGCCAGCCCGCTGACGCCGTGCAGTGTCCCCCGAAGCGGGCACCGCTGCGCCCCCGCCGGGGAGCGCGGGGATCGCCGCAAGGCCAGCGCCGGGGGcagccccgccccggcccgcctCCGGCCCGAGGCCTCGCCG GtgcagaaaaaggagaagaaggacaAGGAGCGGGAAAACGAGAAGGAGAAGAATGCCCTGGCTCGGGAGCGCAGCCTCAAGAAGCGCCAGTCGCTGCCTGCTTCTCTGCGCCCGCGCCTCTCCGCTAGCAACGCGGAGCACAG tCCCAAATCCAAGGCCCGGCCATCCTCTCCCTCCACAACCTGGCATAGGCCTGCCTCCCCCTGCCTCAGCCCAGGGCCAGGTCATGCTCTGCCCCCAAAACCACCATCCCCCCGAGGCACCACTGCATCACCCAAGGGGCGAGTCCGGAGGAAGGACGAGGCAAAGGAGAGCCCCAGTGTGGCGGGGCCCGAGGACAAGACCCAGAGCAAGGGCAAGGCCAGTGATGAGAGGGAGCCTGCAGCCCCAGCCTCACCGGCCCCCTCGCCTGTGCCGtcacccaccccagcccagcccccgaAAGAGCAGCCCACAGAGATCCCTGCAGGTGGGCAGGGAGAGAAGAGGCCAAAAG AGACAGCTGTCCTGacctcacccccagcccctgctccCCCGGTGACCCCTAGCAAACCCATGGCTGGCACCACGGACCGAGAAGAGGCCACTCGGCTCCTGGCTGAGAAGCGGCGCCAGGCCCGGGAGCAGCGGGAGCGCGAGGAACAGGAGCGGAGGCTGCAGGCCGAAAGGGACAA GCGAATGCGAGAGGAGCAGCTGGCTCGGGAGGCCGAGGCCCGGGCGGAGCGGGAGGCCGAGGCCCGGAGACGCGAGGAGCAGGAGGCTCGGGAGAAGGCGCAGGCCGAGCAGGAGGAGCAGGAGCGGCTGCAGAAGCAG AAAGAGGAGGCCGAAGCTCGGTCCCGAGAAGAAGCCGAGCGGCAGCGTCTGGAGCGGGAAAAGCACTTCCAGCGGGAGGAGCAGGAGCGGCAAGAGCGTAGAAAG CGCCTGGAGGAGATTATGAAGAGGACTCGGAAGTCAGAAGCTGCTGAAACCAAG CAGAAGCAGGACAGAAAGGAGGCGACGGCCAACAATTCCAGCCCAG GGATAGACCCTGCGAAAGCTGTGGAGGCTCGGCCCGCCGGGCTGCAGAAGGAGGAGCTGGCCCCCCAGGAGCCTCAGTGGAG CCTGCCAAACAAGGAGTCGTCGGGGTCCCTGGTGAATGGGCTGCAGCCTCTGCCAGCGCACCAGGAGAACGGCTTCTCCCCTAAGGGACCCTCTGGGGACAAGAGTCTGGGCCGGACGCCAGAGGCTCTCCTGCCCTTCGCAGAGGCAGAAGCCTTCctcaagaaagctgtggtgcagcCCCCGCAGGTCACAG AAGTCCTTTAA
- the MAP7D1 gene encoding MAP7 domain-containing protein 1 isoform X9: MESGSRSEPGTGAAPAMAARTPPEPRPSPEGDPSPPPPPPPMSTLVPDTPPDTPPAMKNTTSPRQLPLEPESPPELVGPRPAPQQEESPSSEVKTRGPTPPATGPRDARPPRRSSQPSPPAAPASDSPPTKQDLKKAGERHKLAKERREERAKYLAAKKAVWLEKEEKAKALREKQLQERRRRLEEQRLKAEQRRAALEERQRQKLEKNKERYEAAIQRSVKKTWAEIRQQRWSWAGALHHGSPGRKTSGSRCSVSAVNLPKHVDSIINKRLSKSSATLWNSPSRNRSLQLSPWESSIVDRLMTPTLSFLARSRSAVTLPRNGRDQAVPLCPRSASASPLTPCSVPRSGHRCAPAGERGDRRKASAGGSPAPARLRPEASPVQKKEKKDKERENEKEKNALARERSLKKRQSLPASLRPRLSASNAEHSPKSKARPSSPSTTWHRPASPCLSPGPGHALPPKPPSPRGTTASPKGRVRRKDEAKESPSVAGPEDKTQSKGKASDEREPAAPASPAPSPVPSPTPAQPPKEQPTEIPAETAVLTSPPAPAPPVTPSKPMAGTTDREEATRLLAEKRRQAREQREREEQERRLQAERDKRMREEQLAREAEARAEREAEARRREEQEAREKAQAEQEEQERLQKQKEEAEARSREEAERQRLEREKHFQREEQERQERRKRLEEIMKRTRKSEAAETKKQDRKEATANNSSPGIDPAKAVEARPAGLQKEELAPQEPQWSLPNKESSGSLVNGLQPLPAHQENGFSPKGPSGDKSLGRTPEALLPFAEAEAFLKKAVVQPPQVTEVL, translated from the exons CTATGGCAGCCAGGACCCCTCCAGAGCCAAGACCCTCCCCAGAAGGTGACCCCTCCCCACCGCCGCCACCACCACCGATGTCAACCCTGGTGCCCGACACTCCCCCAGACACGCCTCCCGCCATGAAGAACACCACTAGCCCCAGGCAGCTTCCACTGGAACCAGAGAGCCCCCCGGAGCTGGtagggcccaggccagccccccAGCAAGAAGAGTCCCCTTCCTCTGAAGTGAAGACCAGGGGACCCACCCCACCAGCCACAGGCCCACGGGATGCCAGGCCTCCTCGAAGGAGCAGCCAGCCATCCCCGCCAGCAGCACCCGCCTCTGACAGCCCTCCCACCAAGCAAG ACTTAAAGAAGGCAGGAGAGAGACACAAGCTGGCAAAGGAGCGGCGGGAAGAGCGGGCCAAGTACCTGG cgGCCAAGAAGGCGGTGTggctggagaaggaggagaaggccaAGGCACTGCGGGAGAAGCAGCTCCAGGAGCGCCGGCGGCGGCTGGAGGAGCAGCGGCTCAAAGCCGAGCAGCGCCGGGCAGCCCTGGAGGAGCGGCAGCGGCAGAAGCTGGAGAAGAACAAG GAGCGCTATGAGGCAGCCATCCAGCGGTCAGTGAAGAAGACGTGGGCTGAAATCCGGCAGCAGCGCTGGTCCTGGGCAGGGGCCCTGCACCACGGCTCCCCAGGACGTAAGACCA GTGGGAGCAGGTGCTCCGTGTCGGCAGTAAACCTGCCCAAACACGTGGACTCTATAATCAACAAGCGGCTCTCAAAGTCCTCTGCCACGCTCTGGAACTCCCCCAGTAGAA ATCGCAGCCTGCAGCTAAGTCCGTGGGAGAGCAGCATCGTGGACCGTCTGATGAcgcctaccctctccttcctggcACGGAGTCGCAGTGCAGTCACACTGCCCCGAAACGGCCGGGACCAGG CCGTGCCCCTGTGCCCGCGCTCAGCCTCCGCCAGCCCGCTGACGCCGTGCAGTGTCCCCCGAAGCGGGCACCGCTGCGCCCCCGCCGGGGAGCGCGGGGATCGCCGCAAGGCCAGCGCCGGGGGcagccccgccccggcccgcctCCGGCCCGAGGCCTCGCCG GtgcagaaaaaggagaagaaggacaAGGAGCGGGAAAACGAGAAGGAGAAGAATGCCCTGGCTCGGGAGCGCAGCCTCAAGAAGCGCCAGTCGCTGCCTGCTTCTCTGCGCCCGCGCCTCTCCGCTAGCAACGCGGAGCACAG tCCCAAATCCAAGGCCCGGCCATCCTCTCCCTCCACAACCTGGCATAGGCCTGCCTCCCCCTGCCTCAGCCCAGGGCCAGGTCATGCTCTGCCCCCAAAACCACCATCCCCCCGAGGCACCACTGCATCACCCAAGGGGCGAGTCCGGAGGAAGGACGAGGCAAAGGAGAGCCCCAGTGTGGCGGGGCCCGAGGACAAGACCCAGAGCAAGGGCAAGGCCAGTGATGAGAGGGAGCCTGCAGCCCCAGCCTCACCGGCCCCCTCGCCTGTGCCGtcacccaccccagcccagcccccgaAAGAGCAGCCCACAGAGATCCCTGCAG AGACAGCTGTCCTGacctcacccccagcccctgctccCCCGGTGACCCCTAGCAAACCCATGGCTGGCACCACGGACCGAGAAGAGGCCACTCGGCTCCTGGCTGAGAAGCGGCGCCAGGCCCGGGAGCAGCGGGAGCGCGAGGAACAGGAGCGGAGGCTGCAGGCCGAAAGGGACAA GCGAATGCGAGAGGAGCAGCTGGCTCGGGAGGCCGAGGCCCGGGCGGAGCGGGAGGCCGAGGCCCGGAGACGCGAGGAGCAGGAGGCTCGGGAGAAGGCGCAGGCCGAGCAGGAGGAGCAGGAGCGGCTGCAGAAGCAG AAAGAGGAGGCCGAAGCTCGGTCCCGAGAAGAAGCCGAGCGGCAGCGTCTGGAGCGGGAAAAGCACTTCCAGCGGGAGGAGCAGGAGCGGCAAGAGCGTAGAAAG CGCCTGGAGGAGATTATGAAGAGGACTCGGAAGTCAGAAGCTGCTGAAACCAAG AAGCAGGACAGAAAGGAGGCGACGGCCAACAATTCCAGCCCAG GGATAGACCCTGCGAAAGCTGTGGAGGCTCGGCCCGCCGGGCTGCAGAAGGAGGAGCTGGCCCCCCAGGAGCCTCAGTGGAG CCTGCCAAACAAGGAGTCGTCGGGGTCCCTGGTGAATGGGCTGCAGCCTCTGCCAGCGCACCAGGAGAACGGCTTCTCCCCTAAGGGACCCTCTGGGGACAAGAGTCTGGGCCGGACGCCAGAGGCTCTCCTGCCCTTCGCAGAGGCAGAAGCCTTCctcaagaaagctgtggtgcagcCCCCGCAGGTCACAG AAGTCCTTTAA